CCCCGTATCGGGGTACGGGGCAAGCTTCGCGGGAAAGACGGGAGGAAGGGGCACATCGATACGAGGAGGAAGCCATGACGACGGCAGCGCCTACAGGGCGGGTCATCGGAACGCGGACGCCCAAGGTGGACGGCGTCGAAAAGGTGACGGGGCGAGCGCAGTATGGGGCCGACGTGCAGCTTTCCGGGCTGCTGGTGGGCCGCATCCTCCCGAGCCCGTTCGCCCATGCGCGCATCGTCAGCATCGACACCTCGGCGGCGGAGGCGCTGCCGGGCGTGATGGCCGTCGTGACGGGGGCAGACTTCCCGCTGCCGCCGCCGGGGACGGTGACCCCGTGGGGCACGGCGACCGAGCGGAGCTACTTCGTCGCGCAGGAGGTCATCGCGCGCGACAAGGTCGTCTACCACGGGCAGACCGTCGCAGCGGTGGCCGCGCGGACGGCCGAGGCGGCGGAACGCGCCCTCGATCTCATCAACGTGGAGTACGAAGAGTTGCCGCCCGTGTTCGACGCGGTGGAGGCAATGCGCCCGGACGCGACAGTGCTGCTCAACGACCTCTTCACCAAGTCGCCGGAGGGGACTGCGACGGAGCCGAGCAACGTCGCGGAGCAGGCGGTGTACGAGCGCGGGGACATCGCGGCGGGGTTTGCCGAGGCGGACGTCGTCGTGGAGCGGGAGTACAGGACGCAGGTGGTACACCAAGGGTACATCGAGCCCAACGTGGACTCGGCGTACGTGGACGCACAGGGGAACGTGACGGTCTGGGCGAACACGCAGGGCATCTTCGGGCAGCGGCGGGACATCGCGATGATTGCGGGCGTGTTGCCCAGCCGCATCAAGGTGATACCGACGGAGGTCGGCGGCGGGTTCGGAGGGAAGACCACCGTGCGGTGCAGCGCGCTTGCTGTCGCGCTGTCGCGGAAGGCGGGACTGCCGGTACGCGTGGGGCTGAGCCGCGAGGAGGTGCTGCGCACGGCGGGGCCGGGCAACGCCATCCACTGCCGGGTCAAGCTGGGCGCGAAGTCCGACGGCACGCTGACGGCCATTGAGGGCAGCTTTGTCTACGACGCGGGCGCCTTCCCGGGCGCGCCGATGCGGTTGTCCATCCGGCGAGTGTTTTCGCACTACCGCTCGGCCAACTTCCGCGTCGAGGGCTTCGACGTGGTGACGAACCACCCCCACGTCCACGCCTACCGCGCGCCGGGGGGCACACCGGTCGCATTCGCGCTGGAGTCAACGATGGACGAGCTTGCCGGGGAGCTCGGCATGGACCCGCTCGAGGTGCGACGCATCAACGTATCGCGGGCCGGCGACCCGATGCCCGACAACGTCCCGCTCTCCTCCGTGAGCCTCGAACGTGTGCTGGACGCGATCCAGGCGCACCCCTGCTGGACGA
This DNA window, taken from Chloroflexota bacterium, encodes the following:
- a CDS encoding xanthine dehydrogenase family protein molybdopterin-binding subunit codes for the protein MTTAAPTGRVIGTRTPKVDGVEKVTGRAQYGADVQLSGLLVGRILPSPFAHARIVSIDTSAAEALPGVMAVVTGADFPLPPPGTVTPWGTATERSYFVAQEVIARDKVVYHGQTVAAVAARTAEAAERALDLINVEYEELPPVFDAVEAMRPDATVLLNDLFTKSPEGTATEPSNVAEQAVYERGDIAAGFAEADVVVEREYRTQVVHQGYIEPNVDSAYVDAQGNVTVWANTQGIFGQRRDIAMIAGVLPSRIKVIPTEVGGGFGGKTTVRCSALAVALSRKAGLPVRVGLSREEVLRTAGPGNAIHCRVKLGAKSDGTLTAIEGSFVYDAGAFPGAPMRLSIRRVFSHYRSANFRVEGFDVVTNHPHVHAYRAPGGTPVAFALESTMDELAGELGMDPLEVRRINVSRAGDPMPDNVPLSSVSLERVLDAIQAHPCWTTPLEGENRGRGLALGMWTVPGGTASSHITLASDGTVALVLGTVDLSSTRTSLAMVAAELLGVDMDDVRVVMGDTDLVGYSDSSSGDMVTYVASRAVREASLDLLGKMKATAAAHFGVDAADVDYGNKLFYVRGAGEMSIGWADLAQKSPVASGGALVGYGTVNTPSMNLGVLAPNAAAHVVDVEVDPETGKVELLRYTAFQDVGLSINPGQVEGQVQGGVAQGIGWALHEEYDFDDRGVLRNATLLDYRLPTSLDVPPIETVVLEEPSPEHPLGVRAAGQVPIVPPVAAIANAIRDATGARIRTLPMKPETVWRALRARGG